The following coding sequences are from one Desulfosoma caldarium window:
- the hrpA gene encoding ATP-dependent RNA helicase HrpA yields the protein MPLCWSYPDELPISEKKDAIVDALCRHRVVVVTGDTGSGKSTQLPKMCLEAGLGRQRLIGITQPRRIAAVTLARRVAEELQEPLGGLVGYKIRFQERLSARTRIKFMTDGILLAEAQADRYFKAYDVVIVDEAHERSLNIDFLLGLLRKAMVRRIDLKVVITSATIDPETFSKAFDNAPVIEVSGRTYPVEIRYLPPDSKAQEDSTAVDLAVQAVQDLRKENLRGDLLVFMPTENDIREACARLQEVHGSEAVVLPLYGRLAGADQERVFQLLPQDKIVVATNVAETSVTIPGIRCVVDTGLARLSMYNPRSRTQGLPVVPISQASADQRAGRCGRTGPGVCVRLYAEEDYASRPKYTPPEILRSNLAEVILKMLAWRFGDVRSFPFITPPSEAAIKDGFAVLRELGAVDRHHRLTDLGRLMARFPLDPRMARMLLQAQREGALKEVTVLCAALSIQDPRERPFEHQEQADQIHARFRDRRSDFLTLLNIWKAYQQKRREGASQSQLRTFCRESFLSYRRMREWTQVVEEIQAILEDVGFGKGPGDGRAPASYEAIHRSVACGYLSHVAVKKEKNTYIGARGRQMMLFPGSSLFNKGGDWIVAAEIVQTSRLFARMAATIEPAWLEELGRHLIKSHVSSPHWEKKRGRVVAFERVTLYGLPIVEKRPVDYARYDAEEARRIFIRSALVEGDVPKSYGFYEHNEKLRESLENVEDKLRRRGMLIDQDNIFSFYDQRVPLLSDIRSFEKWLKTQGGDEILRMKEEDLIRKGSSPGGLADYPDALDLKEYSLPLRYSFCPGQEADGVTVTVPIHILTRLRPDDFEWLVPGFLEEKIFFLLKNLPKTLRRQLAPVSETARKVLLQLSWGQGDFYDALGQAVLDVTGLHVPRSLWPREALADHLRMRFEVVDEDGSVLRAGRDLAQLQQSSPQVHHDAVWDKARRRWERSGLTSWDFGPLPQEIELGRDAYGVMRCAYPGLQAEGTTVSVRLFADAPSAQEATRDGLLVLYQHAFAPLLKSLRKEWVLAPGRTHSDSTQAPLSLKALHFLGHLGEAQKQAHLYMLRELFDLHDPQPLDEEKYRQTIQDLPAQLGYRSRQLWSEILAVLHARAEVIETLDKFRSKQTTTAMTLERLHAVEKELIELVPADFLRRYRSAVMRELPRYLRGLALRAERAFVAPEKDRQKWAEVAPFVARYQSAHQNLAPEAPAQVREFLDAMRWMIEEYKLSVFAPEVKRPYVVSAERLEKKWAEYEALIGLKP from the coding sequence ATGCCGCTTTGTTGGTCCTATCCCGACGAGTTGCCCATCTCAGAGAAAAAGGATGCCATCGTTGATGCCCTTTGTCGGCATCGCGTCGTGGTGGTCACGGGGGATACCGGTTCGGGTAAAAGCACGCAATTGCCCAAGATGTGCCTGGAAGCCGGCCTCGGTCGACAAAGGCTCATCGGCATCACCCAACCACGGCGCATCGCCGCCGTCACTCTGGCCCGCCGTGTGGCCGAGGAACTCCAAGAGCCTCTCGGCGGTCTCGTGGGGTATAAGATCCGCTTTCAGGAGCGACTGTCTGCACGGACGCGCATCAAGTTTATGACCGACGGGATTCTTTTGGCGGAAGCCCAAGCGGATCGTTATTTCAAGGCTTACGATGTGGTCATTGTCGATGAAGCCCACGAACGTAGCCTCAACATCGATTTCCTTCTCGGCCTGCTTCGCAAGGCCATGGTTCGGCGTATCGACCTGAAGGTGGTCATCACGTCGGCGACCATCGACCCGGAAACTTTTTCTAAAGCCTTTGACAATGCGCCCGTTATCGAAGTTTCGGGACGCACGTACCCCGTGGAAATTCGTTACCTGCCCCCCGACTCGAAGGCGCAGGAAGACAGCACGGCGGTGGATTTGGCAGTGCAAGCCGTGCAAGATCTGCGTAAAGAAAACCTTCGCGGGGATCTGCTCGTGTTCATGCCCACGGAAAACGACATTCGCGAGGCATGCGCCCGTTTGCAGGAGGTGCACGGATCCGAGGCGGTCGTCTTGCCCCTTTACGGACGGCTTGCGGGTGCGGATCAGGAGAGAGTCTTCCAACTGCTGCCTCAGGACAAAATCGTCGTTGCCACCAACGTGGCGGAAACTTCGGTGACCATTCCGGGCATTCGTTGTGTGGTGGATACGGGTCTTGCCCGTTTAAGTATGTACAATCCACGAAGCCGCACCCAGGGCTTGCCGGTGGTACCCATTTCCCAGGCCAGTGCCGATCAAAGGGCGGGGCGATGCGGCCGCACAGGACCTGGCGTGTGCGTGCGGCTCTATGCTGAAGAAGACTACGCAAGCCGACCCAAATACACACCTCCGGAAATCCTTCGATCCAACCTAGCTGAAGTCATTTTGAAAATGTTGGCTTGGCGCTTTGGGGATGTTCGATCCTTTCCCTTTATCACCCCCCCTTCTGAGGCCGCCATCAAGGATGGGTTTGCCGTTCTCAGGGAACTGGGCGCCGTGGACCGCCACCATCGCCTCACGGATCTGGGGCGCCTCATGGCTCGTTTTCCCCTGGATCCGCGCATGGCTCGAATGCTTCTGCAGGCGCAAAGGGAAGGGGCCTTGAAGGAAGTGACCGTTTTGTGCGCGGCCTTGAGCATTCAAGACCCACGGGAAAGGCCTTTTGAGCACCAAGAGCAAGCGGATCAGATCCATGCACGATTTCGGGATCGGCGTTCCGATTTCCTAACACTGCTCAACATCTGGAAAGCCTATCAACAGAAGCGACGGGAAGGAGCGTCCCAGTCTCAGTTGCGCACTTTTTGTCGAGAGTCCTTTTTGTCGTACCGTCGCATGCGCGAATGGACGCAGGTGGTGGAGGAAATTCAGGCCATTCTCGAAGACGTGGGTTTTGGCAAGGGGCCGGGCGATGGCAGAGCGCCGGCTTCCTACGAAGCCATTCACCGTAGTGTGGCCTGCGGTTACTTGAGCCACGTGGCGGTAAAAAAGGAAAAAAACACGTACATAGGAGCCAGAGGCCGCCAGATGATGCTCTTTCCAGGATCAAGCCTTTTCAACAAAGGTGGAGACTGGATCGTGGCGGCGGAAATCGTTCAAACAAGCCGTCTTTTTGCGCGCATGGCCGCCACCATTGAGCCAGCATGGCTGGAGGAGTTGGGGCGTCATTTGATCAAATCGCATGTGTCGTCGCCGCATTGGGAAAAGAAACGCGGCCGCGTGGTCGCCTTTGAGCGGGTAACCCTCTATGGCCTGCCCATTGTGGAGAAAAGGCCTGTGGATTATGCGCGGTATGATGCCGAAGAAGCCCGCCGCATTTTTATTCGCTCCGCCCTCGTGGAAGGCGACGTGCCCAAGTCCTATGGCTTTTACGAACACAATGAAAAGCTTCGTGAAAGCCTGGAAAATGTGGAGGACAAGCTGCGTCGGCGAGGAATGCTCATCGACCAAGACAACATTTTTTCTTTTTACGACCAGAGAGTTCCCCTTTTGTCCGATATCCGCTCATTTGAAAAGTGGCTGAAGACCCAGGGCGGTGATGAGATCCTTCGCATGAAGGAGGAGGATCTCATCCGGAAGGGTTCAAGCCCTGGGGGACTCGCGGATTACCCAGATGCGCTCGATCTGAAAGAGTATTCTTTGCCCCTGCGCTACAGTTTTTGCCCTGGTCAAGAGGCGGACGGCGTCACGGTGACCGTCCCTATTCACATTCTGACCCGTCTTCGGCCGGACGACTTTGAGTGGCTGGTTCCGGGGTTTCTTGAAGAAAAGATTTTCTTTTTACTCAAGAACTTGCCCAAAACCCTTCGACGTCAACTGGCCCCCGTGTCGGAAACGGCCAGAAAAGTCTTACTCCAACTTTCTTGGGGTCAGGGTGATTTCTACGACGCTCTGGGGCAGGCCGTTTTGGATGTCACGGGTTTGCATGTCCCACGGTCTTTGTGGCCGCGGGAAGCTCTTGCCGATCATTTGCGCATGCGTTTTGAGGTGGTGGACGAGGACGGGTCTGTGCTGCGGGCTGGGCGAGATTTGGCGCAATTGCAGCAGAGCTCTCCTCAGGTGCACCACGATGCGGTGTGGGACAAAGCGCGCCGCCGGTGGGAACGCTCCGGCCTCACCTCTTGGGATTTTGGACCCCTTCCCCAAGAAATCGAACTAGGCCGGGATGCCTACGGTGTCATGCGCTGCGCCTATCCCGGGCTTCAAGCCGAAGGGACCACCGTCTCCGTTCGTCTCTTTGCCGATGCGCCGTCGGCTCAAGAAGCCACTCGAGACGGGCTGCTTGTCCTGTATCAGCATGCTTTTGCCCCTCTGCTCAAAAGCCTTCGCAAAGAGTGGGTGCTGGCTCCAGGGAGGACGCACTCCGATTCAACGCAGGCGCCGCTATCTTTGAAAGCCCTCCATTTTCTCGGCCATCTGGGCGAAGCGCAAAAGCAAGCCCATCTTTACATGCTTCGTGAGCTTTTTGACCTTCACGACCCGCAACCCTTGGACGAGGAAAAATACCGTCAGACGATTCAAGATCTTCCGGCCCAGCTGGGGTATCGCTCCAGGCAGCTGTGGTCCGAAATCCTGGCGGTCTTGCATGCCCGCGCAGAGGTCATCGAGACGCTGGACAAATTTCGGTCCAAACAGACTACCACGGCCATGACCTTGGAACGACTGCACGCCGTGGAGAAGGAATTGATTGAGCTGGTTCCAGCGGATTTCTTACGACGGTATCGAAGTGCGGTGATGCGGGAATTGCCGAGATACCTACGAGGTTTAGCCCTGAGGGCGGAAAGAGCTTTCGTGGCTCCGGAAAAGGATCGGCAGAAATGGGCAGAAGTCGCTCCCTTTGTGGCTCGTTACCAGAGCGCGCACCAAAACCTTGCACCGGAGGCGCCGGCTCAGGTTCGAGAGTTCCTTGACGCGATGCGCTGGATGATAGAAGAATACAAGCTCAGTGTTTTTGCGCCGGAAGTGAAAAGACCCTATGTGGTATCGGCCGAGCGTTTGGAAAAGAAATGGGCCGAATACGAGGCGCTGATAGGTTTGAAGCCATGA
- a CDS encoding TIGR00153 family protein: MRSAFFSIFRKSPFEGLLRHAEIIREVAPLFKMAFITYLDESREDFEKYHNKVTLLESEGDAVKRNIRGHLPRGILLPMDKFQLLWYLREQDKILDSAQDSLHWLSYRQTHIPDEVVDDFLLMVDKITSVLKSVHPMVAAAESYFQTFSENHRAMVKSAIKQIREYEFESDQVERKLLADFLNYPFDNATSAFHLVRLVEYMGDISNHAQNAGDMMRAMISR, translated from the coding sequence ATGCGTTCGGCTTTCTTCAGTATCTTTCGTAAATCTCCCTTTGAGGGCTTGTTGCGTCATGCGGAAATCATTCGGGAGGTGGCGCCGCTTTTTAAAATGGCATTTATTACCTATTTGGACGAAAGTCGGGAGGATTTTGAAAAATACCACAACAAGGTGACGCTTCTGGAAAGCGAAGGGGACGCCGTGAAGCGCAACATTCGAGGTCATCTGCCTCGAGGGATTTTACTTCCCATGGATAAATTCCAGCTGTTGTGGTACTTGCGAGAACAAGACAAGATTCTGGATTCCGCGCAGGATTCTCTGCACTGGCTATCTTATCGCCAAACGCACATACCCGATGAGGTTGTAGATGACTTTTTGTTGATGGTGGACAAGATCACCAGCGTGCTCAAATCGGTGCATCCCATGGTGGCTGCGGCGGAAAGCTACTTTCAGACTTTTTCCGAAAACCATCGGGCCATGGTCAAGAGCGCCATCAAGCAAATCCGTGAGTACGAATTCGAATCGGACCAGGTGGAACGCAAGCTTCTTGCCGATTTTCTTAATTATCCTTTTGACAATGCCACTTCGGCCTTTCATTTGGTGCGCCTCGTGGAATACATGGGAGACATTTCCAACCATGCACAAAACGCCGGAGATATGATGCGGGCCATGATTTCCCGTTAG
- a CDS encoding inorganic phosphate transporter: MTELILVLGLLTGAYMAWNIGANDVANGMASAVGAKAITLRQAVLIGGILDFIGATFVGSHVTATIRGNILVAENITQDPQIMMLGMLAALLSAAFWVFVATWSQFPVSTTHSIVGALIGFGIVSGGFRAIQWAKITAIVASWIISPIFAGLLAFLIFHFVRKTILEWPNAFVRALRWSPLFAGATLFTIVLSFLMKTPLGKRLQISGWSALGIALGISVVLGLIAQEWLGRTIRRFDEEGVEEIFRRFQVFTSCYVALAHGANDVANAVGPVAGIYAIYTTQSVVTTTPVPTWLLAGGGFFIALGVFTWGYRVIETVGRRITTLTNTRGFAVDFGTATSVLVASKMGLPVSTTHAAVGAVIGVGLGGGLAAVDFKVVFKIIIYWVITLPLAAIPTMMIFKMLMWIFH, translated from the coding sequence GTGACTGAGCTGATCTTGGTTCTGGGTCTTTTGACAGGCGCGTACATGGCCTGGAATATCGGGGCCAATGATGTGGCCAATGGCATGGCTTCCGCCGTGGGAGCCAAGGCCATCACGTTGCGCCAAGCGGTCCTTATTGGTGGGATTTTGGATTTTATCGGAGCCACGTTTGTGGGTTCTCACGTGACGGCCACCATTCGGGGAAACATTTTGGTGGCGGAAAACATCACTCAAGATCCCCAAATCATGATGCTGGGCATGTTGGCCGCCCTGCTTTCGGCGGCGTTTTGGGTCTTTGTGGCCACCTGGAGCCAGTTTCCTGTTTCCACAACGCATTCCATCGTGGGGGCACTCATCGGCTTTGGTATCGTTTCCGGGGGATTTCGAGCCATTCAATGGGCGAAAATTACGGCCATCGTGGCCAGCTGGATCATCTCGCCGATTTTTGCCGGGCTTCTTGCTTTTCTCATTTTTCATTTCGTTCGAAAAACCATTTTGGAGTGGCCCAACGCCTTCGTGCGGGCTCTTCGCTGGAGCCCTCTTTTTGCCGGTGCGACGCTCTTCACTATAGTGCTTTCTTTCCTGATGAAGACGCCTCTGGGCAAAAGGTTGCAGATCTCGGGTTGGAGTGCCCTCGGCATTGCTTTGGGCATTTCTGTGGTCCTCGGCCTGATCGCTCAGGAATGGTTGGGCCGTACGATTCGGCGCTTCGATGAGGAGGGTGTGGAGGAAATCTTTCGCCGGTTTCAGGTGTTCACGTCGTGCTATGTGGCGCTGGCCCATGGCGCCAACGATGTGGCCAATGCCGTGGGGCCCGTGGCCGGTATCTATGCCATCTACACGACCCAGTCCGTGGTGACGACAACGCCCGTGCCCACATGGCTCTTGGCCGGTGGCGGCTTTTTCATCGCCCTCGGCGTCTTCACGTGGGGATACCGTGTCATTGAGACCGTGGGGCGCCGCATCACGACCCTGACCAATACTCGGGGGTTTGCCGTGGATTTTGGCACGGCCACCTCCGTGCTCGTGGCTTCCAAGATGGGTCTGCCCGTTTCCACAACCCATGCGGCGGTGGGCGCCGTCATCGGCGTGGGGCTTGGCGGTGGCTTGGCGGCGGTTGATTTTAAGGTGGTTTTCAAGATTATTATCTATTGGGTGATCACCTTGCCCCTGGCGGCCATACCGACCATGATGATTTTCAAGATGTTGATGTGGATCTTTCACTAG
- a CDS encoding purine-nucleoside phosphorylase, whose translation MTEPSRTSSHLEKAYEVLASTMGVRPRCGLILGTGLGGVVDAMAVEGELSYTAVPHHPVSTVASHQGRYLWGTLAGVDVITLQGRFHLYEGYSPAQIAFPIRLLARLGVKVLILSNAAGGLNPRFEPGDLMLITDHINFTGQNPLVGPNVDALGPRFPDMTEPYCRRLQEIVREEALKAGLRLREGVYVGVLGPSMETAAETRFLRAAGADAVGMSTVMEVIAAVHAGLKVVGISVISNVNRPDCYEPVPLEKVIETASAAGPKLMHLLERSLPRMATALEDFKNNGKDSL comes from the coding sequence ATGACAGAACCTTCGCGGACTTCCTCTCATCTTGAAAAAGCTTATGAGGTTCTAGCGTCCACCATGGGCGTGCGTCCTCGCTGTGGGCTCATTCTGGGCACGGGCCTGGGTGGCGTGGTCGACGCCATGGCCGTGGAGGGAGAACTTTCCTACACGGCGGTGCCCCATCATCCAGTCTCCACGGTGGCAAGCCACCAAGGCCGCTACCTATGGGGCACATTGGCGGGCGTGGACGTGATAACGCTCCAAGGGCGCTTTCACCTCTACGAAGGGTACAGCCCCGCGCAGATCGCTTTTCCCATTCGACTTCTGGCGCGCCTTGGCGTCAAGGTCCTGATTTTGTCCAATGCCGCCGGAGGATTGAACCCACGCTTTGAGCCTGGTGACTTGATGCTGATTACGGACCATATCAACTTCACGGGCCAAAACCCCTTGGTGGGTCCCAACGTGGACGCCTTGGGTCCTCGATTTCCCGACATGACGGAACCGTATTGTCGCAGGCTGCAGGAGATCGTTCGAGAAGAAGCTTTGAAAGCAGGCCTTCGGTTGAGGGAAGGCGTGTATGTAGGCGTGTTGGGGCCGAGCATGGAAACGGCGGCGGAAACTCGGTTCTTGCGCGCTGCTGGAGCGGATGCTGTGGGCATGTCCACGGTGATGGAAGTGATCGCTGCCGTCCATGCCGGTTTGAAGGTCGTGGGCATCTCCGTCATCTCCAATGTCAACCGCCCGGATTGTTACGAACCCGTGCCGTTGGAAAAAGTCATCGAAACGGCCTCGGCCGCCGGCCCCAAACTCATGCACCTGCTGGAACGCTCTCTGCCCCGCATGGCGACCGCCCTTGAGGACTTTAAAAACAATGGAAAAGATTCCCTGTGA
- a CDS encoding amidohydrolase family protein produces the protein MEKIPCDLLIIHGLIVTLDDHGTVVDDGSIAVTLGRIVALGPSEEMKRRFAPAHVLDARQGVVLPGLVNAHTHAAMTLFRGLADDLPLMDWLHHHIFPAESRLTESWVYWGSLLACAEMILSGTTAFCDMYLFEHKVAQAAKEAGMRALVGEVLYDFPSPHYGPIENGLRFTEELIQHWRGDPLIRVAVEPHAPYTCSEELYRRCMNLAQKHDVPMVTHLSENASEVQQVMARYGRRPVAHLAALGVLNNRLIADHCVDLDERDMDLLAEHGVHMAHNPESNLKLASGFAPVPQLLRRGVCVALGTDGCASNNNLDLFGEMATCAKMHKAVASDPTTMNAATVLRMATRAGAEALGLKDTIGQIRPGFAADLIVVDFSAPHLTPVYDPVSHLVYAAKASDVLHTVIDGKVVMENRTLTTIDLERVLSQVRAIARLLQP, from the coding sequence ATGGAAAAGATTCCCTGTGATCTGCTCATCATCCATGGTCTCATCGTGACGCTGGACGATCATGGAACGGTTGTTGACGACGGATCCATTGCCGTCACCCTCGGTCGCATCGTAGCGCTGGGACCCAGCGAGGAGATGAAGAGGCGCTTTGCGCCCGCCCATGTTTTGGATGCCAGACAAGGCGTCGTGCTGCCCGGGCTGGTCAACGCCCACACCCATGCGGCCATGACCTTGTTTCGCGGCCTTGCCGATGACCTTCCCCTCATGGATTGGCTGCATCATCACATCTTCCCCGCCGAAAGTCGTCTCACTGAATCCTGGGTTTATTGGGGATCTCTTCTGGCCTGTGCGGAAATGATTCTTTCCGGCACCACCGCCTTTTGCGACATGTATCTTTTTGAACACAAGGTGGCACAGGCGGCCAAAGAGGCGGGCATGCGCGCCCTGGTCGGGGAGGTGCTCTACGATTTTCCTTCGCCCCACTATGGACCCATAGAAAACGGGTTGCGTTTCACCGAGGAGCTGATTCAGCATTGGCGCGGCGATCCCTTGATTCGCGTGGCCGTGGAACCCCATGCCCCTTACACCTGCTCCGAAGAACTCTACCGCCGGTGCATGAATCTTGCCCAAAAACATGATGTGCCCATGGTCACGCATCTTTCGGAAAATGCCTCGGAAGTTCAGCAGGTCATGGCCCGTTACGGCCGGCGACCCGTGGCCCATCTGGCGGCGCTCGGGGTCTTGAATAACCGCCTGATCGCTGACCACTGCGTCGACCTGGATGAGAGGGACATGGATCTTTTGGCCGAACACGGCGTGCATATGGCCCATAATCCCGAAAGCAATCTCAAATTAGCCTCCGGCTTCGCCCCCGTTCCCCAACTGCTTCGGCGCGGTGTCTGCGTCGCCCTGGGCACAGACGGCTGCGCCAGCAACAACAACCTGGATCTATTCGGCGAAATGGCCACCTGTGCCAAGATGCATAAGGCGGTCGCTTCGGATCCCACCACCATGAACGCGGCCACGGTGCTGCGCATGGCCACTCGAGCCGGCGCGGAGGCTCTGGGCCTGAAAGATACGATCGGGCAAATTCGGCCGGGATTTGCCGCAGACCTCATCGTGGTGGACTTTTCCGCGCCGCACCTCACGCCCGTCTACGATCCGGTGAGCCATCTCGTCTACGCCGCCAAAGCATCCGACGTGCTTCATACGGTCATTGACGGAAAGGTGGTCATGGAAAATCGAACACTGACCACCATCGACCTGGAACGAGTCCTATCCCAAGTGCGGGCCATCGCTCGCCTCTTGCAACCATGA